The DNA sequence TCATTCATAAATTAGTCACATCTACTTGTAGAGAATCATAAAGGTGTAATCAGGAGAAGATCAAAATGAATGAATCAAATTCTTCAAGTAAGTATGCAGTTATTCTAGTTTTAATATTTTCTGGAAATCTGGTATTGTTGATGCTGTATCAATCCTAGTTCTATTTTGCATAGAAATGTCTATCTACATGTATTCATTGGGATGtagatttgtatttattttcatgtacagttctaacaattggtatcagagcatgtcTATATTCATGTGAATTACATGTTCTGTGTGTTTTGCAATTTGAATTCTGGGATCACACAGTAATCTGCATATAGTTTCAATATATATCGTTTAAATTTGATTGCTATTCCAGCACCGTTGGAAATCTCTTTGAGCTAAATCCAAGTGAGAAGAAATCTCATTGAGGAAGATTCAAGTGAGGTAAAATATCCTCTAGACAGATCTTGGAGAGGTAATatccccttgagatggatccgGGTGAGGAGGAAAATCTTAGACATATCCCTTTGAGACAGGTCTAATCGtccttaatgaaaaaaaaaaaaattctccaaaATTGGGAAGATCATAAAGACATGAATAAACCTGACAGAATAAGTTTCATTTACTTCATGCTATCAAAGTAGCATAGTATACAAGAAACTATCTACCTATTCTGTCTACTTCATACGAGATCACCAGGGGCGGCCTTGGGTATAGGCCCAATAGGCATGTGCCTATGGCTCCTGATGATCATGGGCCTCaaaatttttttcccttctttatATCAATGTAGAAAattagagaaagaaagagagggagaaaaaaaaattgtgcaaGCAATCCGGCTTTCACATATTGTTTTCAATTAAGGAATTGGAAAGCCTATGGAAGATTAGATgacttattttcaatttttaattcaatgtttttttttagtcAGCATCAatactttgtttgatttgtttatgatcTGTTATtcatcaattttaaattttacagAAGCCTTGGTAATTGGCAAGAATGAGCCATTGAATTCGATCAGTTACTATCTAAGAGAAATAGATATTCACTAGCTATAATTTGCTTCTTGTTCTTACATGGAAAGGCCTACAATTCTAGCAATTTTACTTCTTCTTGTCCTAGTTCAATCCTATATCTCATTCATTCTGTTATTGAATGCTTCAATTACCATATAGCTTAGAAATTGGTTGTATATCTACCACTCAATCTAATAGTCTGAGCTTTGCAGGTTAACGTACTCTAGTTTTGCAATTGGACTGCAACAAAATAAATGAGGTAGCCAACTCCATTTATGTATTAAACATTTGGGACCACTGAGATGTGATTGGGGGTTCTGCACATGTCCAAAGCATTAACGAATCAAGGGGACCAAGGATGAAAGGCCTTTGCTAATTGTGCCAGTCATTCACTCATCAGTCTTGTATTGTATTTGTCAAAGACTCGAAAAACCTAACATTCAGATTTTATGGTCAGATGAGGCTGGAAATGGAATGCGCAGGCTGTAAGTTTACAGCTGCTAACAAGAAGAGAGGTGGCCTTATGAGAGCCACAAATTCGTACAAACCTGGGGCATTCCATCGAATGAAATCAATTGTGCCATTGTTTTCAGTCGTTTTCACCTTATTCAATATTCCATCGAATGAAAGATCCGTCGAGATCCATATCTTCTACTATTGATGACTATTATTAAGTATTGGATTACCATGACCTCTGCACTATTCCATGCGTATAAGCCGGCTGTGAAATGTAATGAGCAATGAGAGAGATCTACACTAGGTTCAAGTTGAAGCATCTTGTATATCTGCAAATCACGGTTGTAATTATGCATATTTAAGGGATTTAGACATGTTTAGTTAGGGACTCAATATAGATCTACGCTGCGGGGcagaaagtttctaaaaaattGAATGAAGCTTTTATTTTTGATATTGCTAAGAGGCTCTTATGTAGACTTTATCTAATTGTTAATAAGTGATTATGAGAATTAAGCATATTTTAATCCTTTTTCCAATAGAAATTTTATGAGGTGCTATGTCAGGTTAAGAATCAAATTAACAGTTATGGCTACTGCAATGAACTCATGCAACTACAGCCTAAGTTTCCCTTAATTCAAAACACAAAGGAGTTGCCTCAAAAAAGTAACCAAACACATATATAGCAGAAATCAAAATCCAAGATCAAGTTTTTTATTCAAAACTCAAATCTGCAAGTGATTTCTGTATCTGGTGAACTCATATATATCCACACAGTTAGGACTGTCAGTGAATGCCTTGAAACTGAAAGTGGATAATTGCTGCCTAAATTTCCCTCAATTCAAAATGCAAAGGAGTtattgcccaaaaaaaaaatacaaaggaGTTGCCTAACAAAAGTAAAAAccaaaagcaaaaataaaatcaatgtcTGCAGTAATCATGTTTGATGTTTGTATGTGattgtgtaaatttgtaatcAACACCAAAATGataagagcaaaagcaaaagtcaTTAATGACTTATGCACCTCTTCTAAGTCCACTTGTTGGATAAGCACATGCAGAGATTGAATTCTAAGTGTGATTTAATGCTTTGCTTCCTCCAGTTACAGAAATGGCCACTGCTGCTGCAACTTCTTAATGTTGAACAAGAAGTCAATTCCAAAAATGAATTCCAAACCACCACAAACATCAGCGTCTCTTTCATAATTGGTacaacatttatttctttatctcACCAATAATTTCATATACTATAACAATATAGGGAAACTGGGTATTACAATTTTATTACTTCACTAAAAAGAATTATGGGGCTAAAAGAAGTAAAATATAGATCACAACCTCAtgagcccttttttttttgttcgccTAGGGCCCCAGATATCTCAGGGCCGGCCCCGAAGATCACATCATAAAACTTAAAATCAAATTGATGTTAATTTCCAAAGAAACATGCATCAAGCATTTGGTTTATGATTGTGCATATGCAGAACTGTGAACATTTAGATATCATTAGAGATGAGTACACCACAAAGGTTGTCAGAATCTTGAAAGTGATTGAGTTTCATTTTTTCTGTTTATATGATTTGGCATGGATGAATTTTCAAAACATGaactttcatttcattttgggACTCGAAAATATTATGGTATTTGGCAAACTAGAATGTTtactaaattttattgatatgCAGCATTTCCCTATGAGTATCAGCCAAATTAAGCTTCTGAATGGATCAAACTTCAGAAAATGGAAATCAGACATTGAGCTCAACTTGGGAATACTTGACTATAATCATGTGCTCAAGGAGGATCCACCTGAGGAATTGACACCAACTGTAAGCAGGGAGGCCAAAGAGAAGGTTGAAAAATGGCACAAACACAACAAAATGGCTTTGATCATGATCAAGAAAAGCATACCTGACAATGTGAAAGGAGGCATTCCAGATTCTAAGTATGCCAAGGAGTTCTTTAACTCCATTGCTAAGAAGTTTAAAATCTCAGATAGGGATGAGATAAATAATCTCATGAAATCACTCATGAGAATGGAGTTCAATGGGAAAGGCAGTGTTAGAGAATTCATCATGAGAGGTTCTAATGTTGCTAGAAAACTAAGGGGACTGAATATGGCTGTGGAAGATTCATTTATGGTTTACATGCTGCTAAACAAACTACCAGAAGAGTATGATAATCTGAAATCACTCTACAAGACTCAGAAGGAGCAGTGGACTGTGAATGAATTGATCTCACTCTATGTTGAAGTCGAAGATGAAGtcaagaagaaaggaaaagatatTTAAGTGAATTTAGTCACCAAAATGCAGCACAAGAAAAGGTTTGGAAACAATTGCAACAAAGGCAGCACCTCAAAACTTACAGTTAAGACTGACAACAATAAGGGTAAGTCTTCTAAGCCGGCTATAGTGATGAAatgtttcttttgcaagaaatCAGGGCATTTTAAGAAAGATTGTGAGGGTTTCAAGGCTTGGCTAACTAAGAAAGGTAATTTTCTGTCAAAATCAGTCTTTAATTTGGAAACAAATTATTTTCTACGTCACAATTCATGGTGGTTTGACACTGGCTCACCTATACATATTGTCAATTCATTGCAGGGATTATCAAGAATAACAATCCCAAACAGGAATGAAACAAAGGTGTGCATTGCAAGTGGCCAAAAAGTAGCTGTAAAAGTTGTAGGAATTGTCAAGCTTGTGTTTAGGAACAATAATGTACTAGAATTAAACAATGTTTATTGTATCCCTAGTATAAGTAGGAATCTTATTTCTGGTTCTCAGTTTGTATCAAACAATGGTTTCAAGTTCTCTAGTGACAATAAAGTTATGTTATTCTATCATGATTCAGTATGTTTTGGTCAAGCTAAAATTATAGATGGTTACTAGTTTGTGGATTGTGTTAATGCATCATCTGTTTCAAATCTAAATCAGGAAATTTTCATGTTGAACAAAAGTACTCCTGCTGTCAAAAGAAAATTTGATCATAATTCTTCATCTTATTTATGGCATAAAGGACTTGGCCATATTTCTAAGGAAAGAATGAAGAATCTGATTAAACAAGGAATTTTACCacctttgaactttgaagatttTGAAACCTGCATTGATTGTTTGAAGGGAAAAATGACTAACTCTAGAAGGACAGGTTAAAAAAGATGTGAAAATTTGCTTGACTTAGTGCATACTGATGTTTGTGGCCCTTTTTCAGTAAATACCATCTGTGGGAATTGTTATTTTattactttcattgatgatttttcaagataTTGCTATATTTATTTGatttctgaaaaatcacaaGCCTTGGATACCTTCAAAATCTTTAAAACTGAGGTTGAAAGACAAACTGGAAGACTTATAAAGGTTGTTAGATCTGGTAGAGGAGTTGAGTACTTTggaaaatattcagaaaaaggcCAGCACAAAGGTCCATTTGCACTATATTTGCAAGAATGTGGCATTGTGGCACAGtacatgataggagcattttaatgcgacgttttaactgcatttccctacatttcttacgttatttccttattaaaatcctgtttaggaaagtttccattctttgattgggaaagttcctatttgtagaaagtttatatttttgtagtttctatttatcatttttagtaagttgccatttttcattttaggaaagtttctatttttcttattagtttctatttttaggacctccaagcaagtggaaaatcttgaggaggaaaatcaaagttgcaaccaagtggaaaatcttgaggaggaaaatcaaagttgcaagcaagtggaaaatcttgaggaggaaaatcaaagttgcaaccaagtggaaaatcttgaggaggaaaatcaattcaagttgaacaagtgataaacaagtgggaagatattttttacaaatttgtctaacatatctagcccttcatttatgttcatctccaccctccattcatcattttttgggctataaatacacttctcctctcactctcaaaatacattccttcatccatctcatcttctttgtctcaccatttcctctccattttccttagtcaccatttcctatacacattccttcatccattccatctccttgtctctccatttcctctccatatttcttttccattctctagttttcttgttcttcattttcaagccaagaaaaagagaagccatgcaatacatcaatttcccaaccgccatccacccttgtgtcgtccctagaagattgcttgctttcaaggatcttcaagttcttcgtctcaaggctttatcattcatctttcaaggtgtattatatcctttctcttgttttctttgtttgattttgtaaaactatgaattctagttaacaaataatgttaagggcaaagtttaaagcccgtttttatgttttgagataaagttgtgatttctatatgttgatttttatgttgcttatgtgggtttgtttaattaaatttgcatgatagaaaacttttgtattttaatcttatgtggttgcaaacacttagggttttgatataattggtgctaggtttaagaacatgaaatcgacttttcgttttgtgtaaacttgaatcaaagtagtaaaggttttgtgcaaagaccgaatttaattaaagaggattgcaattaggtggacttttccatactaagttgtacacttgagttgatagcctttctctatgtctaatgcgttgaacatgtcatgattgactagctttctagggcttgattgcatgtttgataggattaatctaggtgctttcgcttaggttaattagcattgaaaagtaaaatatgggaaatcatttgctttcgaatgtttcacatgatcaactcttctctcatgacatttaaaatcaactataggaattgtaattggatttcttacatatggatgtggttttgatctttgttccttgcgatccacccttgtatatatgtttttacattttctttattttatttatcttaattttcaattctataattcttaaaccccccccctttttattttgttacttgtatatatttatattctttattttatttttgtaaataatacttttctttatttgtttcacaatgacaggtgtaccctcaatccccggaatagaacgatccctacttacttatactactaacgatattttcagggttaaattatgcgcttgctaagagcgcatcaatttttggcgccgttgccggggattgaaaaatcacttgttaaattgtgtcatttattgtatataaattgtttgaaacatagtttaaattaactaggatgttatttatattattgaacacgaattttaattgtaggttgtaaattgagaggaataggtgaagtctcttttgttaatattggcctaaaccccttattggtacctagctcaggtcccttaaggttgagggcggcctttattaacacttgttgagcTGTCTTCACACTAatgacctttctcatcttagtaagaaagcctatgtgaaatggtgtctaggaaggggacaacgttcatgacgggtttttgaatccagaagtgcttgcaaatgggcctaaaccactatgtgggagtagctcatgccaaaatggatttttcctctcgtgttcgtcctcccccacctggccatttctgtaaggttgcccaaacgatttgaaagggagtttgtgtctaggcgactatacttgggccgcacgtccacttgatttaccgcttggaatttgattcgatatcaataatgtttataataaaagaaatacttgtgaatactctatacgtgtaaattattttgttgtttcacacttcaaacttgtaaaaatacttttcacgttttatactcacttgtatacttaacttgtgtcttatgtacaatatacttgttaattatacttgtagtttgtaattaatagttatacttgtttttattttgtatttctttgttaattatagttactaactttatttaatgtaggtaccgtctggctgcaagacgtaaaatacaagcgctacttgggaggcaacccaattcagaatataatcagatttgctttctctttccctatttctttttatttttcattttttctctattgtttttattttaggatttgttttcgtaaatgtcttctatctatgcttacttatttcattgcatgcttttaattgattacattgaggataatgcaatatttaagtgtgggggaagggatttatatttttgtctttcattttgagtcctatatatatttatatttgtcttttatttttttgagtcctttataaaaaaaaataataataaaataaactgcattcattcagtcttattaaattcagctatttacaaaaaaaaaaaaaaaaaaaaaaaatttaaaaaaaaaataataaaaatactctatactaagctatgtctgcatttccgtaggagttgaggctgagctcaagggaaatgcgagagccaccgccataaccgctacctccctcaaaagtagtcttcatgttgccaaagatgtcctcaccatgcatggggaatagtggaagggtttcaatctcctggtgatattctcctcgttgttccatgatcgatccatcaacaccatagccgacacgtgacccaaagtttagatcaatggatctaccatcatcagtagaactagtggatccaaaattgagatcgagagatccaccaaccggaacgttccgaaattccttcaacttctgcctctcacgagccttgaggttctggaaccaaaagaagacgttcttgtcctcgatctgcccatactgtttcagatgaaggcagatctcttgaatctgctctggagttgggtacttaaaacccttatcatagtaaaggcccttgaggattcttagttgaggcggtgtgggagcccaccggttactactcccagctgcttggatgcttcctccctcctcggttggttgctgggcttgtaattccatttgttgctgggtttgtaacccCATTaattgcagagttcgtggttccatgttgatgaagaaaagatttgagtttcgaaagaaaggctgaagggttgagagagaaaggctggaactcggaagaattttcttttggagtgaacagtcgctcagaatgcacctatttatagaacgagtgagcagatctccacagttggatcgacgatctctgagattaaatctacgcgttggattaaagtcacccgaaaacacggaaaagttgttggctcgtgaaggacacgtgggggaaccaaactgatctcgaggagctgtgacagataagctacagccgaaagcaggtatgattgccgtaaattaaggaaaagaaaggacgcgtgggggaaccaaacggttCTCGAGGagttgtgacagacaagctacagccgaaagcagaccTAATTGCCGTAAATcacggaaaagaaaggaatatttacgcgtgggggagtttttcatgtgcatatgtgtttcttgggccgtgaactgtcataactcttctccttcccggagaagctttgttaaaaccctgtgcttgttgagatttctaccctattttgtgcttcatatatacatccttttttgtctcctccagattttactaaggtttgtctaaacgtgcagtttcaaattccttctacttcctcatggctcgaaccaaggttacccctcgcaggggcgtcaatcaacgccgtgttctctctttggaagaagaaggtcgtcaagcggccactagagctgggcttactcgtccatgggaccatcgtcctatccgtgagcgtacccgcagtccccctcctctgcctcgtcgctctcccagactgcatcccggagagtcttcttcctcaccagctgctcgtgctcctcggcctgtggccaccctggaaagcttgtcggattcaattgatgatttgcgctcctctctccgcgatggtattatggtgacagattggagagtcaattgcatgatcgattacatctctgagatgaactgctctttgatccgctgtcacactgaaataaacaagcttgctcaggaagtcaataacttgcagagttatcctcctgggtttcctcgcaaggacgctactgcatcacaacatgaggacccgcctccgaaggctgaaaccagcaagagggctgccactcgcccgcataccgctcctccaaaggagtaaatggaggtacaagtctaggctgaaagactttaaacattaagcgctgcatgggaggcaacccatttcaactgtagctgtggaggagccatcaaacgcagatttgctttcttgaactcttccttctattttattttcatgaattttaggttgttttaggtttcgttgtgttaattttctcttctatgcttgatttatgctttgcatgatttatatttgtttatacattgaggacaatgcatgaattaagtatgggggacggattattgctttattgtgtttttagtagttagtatataaaaaaaaaaaaaaaatagttgatgttggattgtgttttttgtgtttttaattgatgttgtgatacactaaggtatattggattaaacatagtcttgaaaaagggtagctgtttcagtcccattgcacatcgagactccctgttcccgtacctaagtgttgaaattaaattatttaaaaaaaaaaaaaaatttggttacttttgtttttgtttttgagccttagaatgccctttcaactgtctaagatgattctatatctctaaaatcatgattaaaagaggatcacaaaattgagatgatttttaaaatggtattctttggttaattgagatatatgaaaaatgcatgcatgtgtagtggatatggatttcgtaaccttggtacagaatatgagcatgttaggatgagttttgattcataaaagcccatgtgagatatttgagccatgtccctttttcttggagtgataattgaaaaatatattcttaatttcttggcgatgttttgatgatctcattattctttcatttgattgattgcttgccatagattaagtttgatggactagaaaatgctagaattcgctcttgtgcttgttgagacgtttgtcaatacatggccctgattctggaagggatagaggcaacctaggaattaccaccattgctaaataagcatgtgtccctatttgtgcccgtcgtgggactcccttagataaacccctttgagcttacattaagcattttctttcatcacccttaaatccttaaccctgaaccttagtatagctacactcctaccctttgttctaaaaacttagcggagctatattttgggactttacttgaggatttggcattgagaaagaagattgagaagaggtgaaagttcaagtgtgggggtagacttgtccatgagaaaaaaaaaaaaatttatgtgaaagccgtgaaaaaaaaatgaaaaaaaaaaattgtgtacggctagaaaagaaaagaaagaaaaatgtttatggattttagtcccccatacttagtgattttggagtttactttgaactgaaggcccactacagaaaaatttggcctttgtccaattcactagttcgagggaagtttagagtgaagatttggcccaacatgaagacattaggccctttcataaaacctctatgggatgtgacgttttgatatatcttggtggatttctagaagtctctacatctacatgagctctgctaggtttttaggacactttgtgaaattccttacctttcgtttcttaaaaccttgagccttggccccattacaacccttaataagaccttcttgatccttaagatgggacagcctttgatttgtggagatgagttacaagagttgaacatatggcttgggtccatccgtgcaagtagttgatatccttcatgagatcttttcaaaaaaattatattcacaaagtgcttttcgtttcttatatatgtgagctatttgattgcctcaaaatattttctc is a window from the Rosa chinensis cultivar Old Blush chromosome 2, RchiOBHm-V2, whole genome shotgun sequence genome containing:
- the LOC112184999 gene encoding uncharacterized protein LOC112184999; this encodes MSISQIKLLNGSNFRKWKSDIELNLGILDYNHVLKEDPPEELTPTVSREAKEKVEKWHKHNKMALIMIKKSIPDNVKGGIPDSKYAKEFFNSIAKKFKISDRDEINNLMKSLMRMEFNGKGSVREFIMRGSNVARKLRGLNMAVEDSFMVYMLLNKLPEEYDNLKSLYKTQKEQWTVNELISLYVEVEDEVKKKGKDI